In the Desulfuromonas sp. DDH964 genome, TGAAAACGCCGGTGCGCAGGCCCCCCAGACCCAGATTCAGGAAGTCGACGACGGCGCCGTCGTTAACTACCCGGTCATAAAGGTTGCTGAGTCCTCCGCCCAGCACCAGAGACAGAGCCCCCACACCGACAGGGCGCAAGCTCCTTGAGGAGAGGGTCCAGACCAGCACGCCCAGCAATACCGCCCCGACCGCCATGATAAAGACCCAGAAACGCGCCGATTCCGGCAGACCTGAACCCATTCCCAGAAAGGCGCCGGGATTTTCGGCGTACTGCAGGCGAAACAGGTCCCCCAAAAACGACCATCCGGGAGAATCGGCCAGGTACTCCCTGGCGACTGCCTTGGTGATCCGGTCGCAACCGACGCAGGAGAGAATGACCGGGGCCATCAGCAGGAGTCTTTTAAATCTCATCATCCGTTGGTCCTCCTGTTCCAAGGGTTCACGCTGGACTCCTGATCTCTTTGCGTTGGGCCGGCTCCCGGGGAAGAATGACTTCGACCCGGGTACCTTTCTCCGGCGCGCTCTCCACCTCGATGCGGCCGCCGTGCTGCTCCACGATCTGGTGGACCATCGCCAGCCCCAGTCCGGTGCCGGTCTTGCGGGTAGTGAAGAAGGGGTCGAACATCCGCGACCGTTCCTCCGGGGTCATCCCTTTGCCGGTGTCCTCCACCCAGAAGCGGATCTCCACATCCTGCGCACTTGCCCCGAGGCGGATTTCCCCTCCGGCTTCGGTGGCGGCCTGGGCGTTCTGCAGCAGGTTGATCAGCACCTGGGTCAGCAGGTCGGAATCGGCCGTGAAGGTCACTGTCCCGGCGGGCGGGTCGAGCTGAAAGGTCAGGTTCCGGGCCGCCAAATCGTCCTGCAGCAGCCGGGCGGTGCGCCGCAGCAGACCGCCCAGGTCAATTTCCTCCGGCTCCGGCTCCCGCGGCCGGGCGAACTGCAGCAGGGCGGAGATGGTGCGATTGAGCCGGTCGACCTCGCCGACCATCAGTTCGGCGTACTCCCCGGCGTGCGGGTCCTTTTTCCCAAATTTGGCAAAATACTGGGCAAAGCCGCGCAGGGTACCCAAGGGGTTGCGGATTTCGTGGGCGATGCCGGCCGCCATGCGCCCAAGAGCGGCGTGCCGCCGGGAGCGCTCCAGCGCCTCTTCCATGGCCTTGATCTCACGCAGGTCCCGGACAACCAGTACGGTCCCCAGCGGCTCTCCGTCCCGGTCTGTCAGGCGCGAGGCGCTCACCTTGACCGGGATGCTCTCGCCGCTGGGCCGACGGCATTCCATCGGCCGTTCCACAAATTCGCGGCCTTCGCGAACCAGCGGCGCAATCTCGCAGCGCTCGGCTCCGGTCAGAGCCTCCAGGGGGCTGCCCTCGGCAGCCTCTCCCTGTTGGCCGAAGATCCCCCGGGCCTTGTCGTTGAGAGAGACGATGCGGCCCTGATTGTCCAGAGTGATCAGACCGGCGGGCATGCTGTCGATGACGTTGCGGGTGTAAAGTTCCATGTTGGCCAGGGTGGTTTTGGCGACCCGGGTTTGCTGGGAAAGAAAGAGGAAATAAAACCCGGTCGACCCCAGAAGAAGCAGCAGCGCGCCCATGAGCAGGCTTTGGCGAACGTCTTCGTCGCGGGCCGCTTCGAACTCGCCGGTGTAAAGCCCCACGAAAATCGCCCGACGTCCGACCGGCTCGCCCGGCGCGCAGCCCATGCCGCACCACCTCTGCCAGCGCCCCATCATCCCCTCACGGCCGGCCCCTTCCGGCAAAACCGGGTTGAATTCGGTGGCGACTTCGAACACGGACCGGCCGGCGCCATCTTTTGTTTGGCGAGTGCGGGGCTGCTCCTTCGCCAGGACCTGCGCGACCGGGAGGATATCGTCGCTGCTACGCCTCTCGCCCGCCGCCGTCAGCAGCTGTCCGGAGGCGTCGGCAATGGCGACATAAGCGACCGATTCGGTTCGCGCTGTCTCCCGAACCAGGGTCGCCAGGGAGTTGCCTTCCCAGTTCATCATCATGGAAGTGCGGGCGCCCGCCTCGAAGGCGCGGATGAGGGTCAGGCCTTCCTCCCGCAGGAAGCTCTCCATCAGGCGCTCTTCGCGATCCAGATTACGCCAGGTGACCACGCCGAGGATCAGAGCCAGGATGATGGCGGCCAGAATGAGTCCCAGGGCGGGCAGGGAGAGTCGATTGGATAGGTGCGATGCTGGAATCATTTTCTTGCCGTTGAAAACCCTTTTCAAATTCTTCTTGACAGGAAAAGGGCAGAAAGGGTAAAAGTTCAAAACGATTGAACGATTATTCACACAAACGGACAACATGTCAAAAGATATCTGTCAGATCATTTACGTGGATGACGAACGGGTTGCGCGGGCCCGTGCCAGGATGCACGACGAGCAGACCATTGCAGATCTGGCCGAAACCTTCAAGGTCCTCAGCGAGCCGACCCGGG is a window encoding:
- a CDS encoding two-component system sensor histidine kinase NtrB yields the protein MIPASHLSNRLSLPALGLILAAIILALILGVVTWRNLDREERLMESFLREEGLTLIRAFEAGARTSMMMNWEGNSLATLVRETARTESVAYVAIADASGQLLTAAGERRSSDDILPVAQVLAKEQPRTRQTKDGAGRSVFEVATEFNPVLPEGAGREGMMGRWQRWCGMGCAPGEPVGRRAIFVGLYTGEFEAARDEDVRQSLLMGALLLLLGSTGFYFLFLSQQTRVAKTTLANMELYTRNVIDSMPAGLITLDNQGRIVSLNDKARGIFGQQGEAAEGSPLEALTGAERCEIAPLVREGREFVERPMECRRPSGESIPVKVSASRLTDRDGEPLGTVLVVRDLREIKAMEEALERSRRHAALGRMAAGIAHEIRNPLGTLRGFAQYFAKFGKKDPHAGEYAELMVGEVDRLNRTISALLQFARPREPEPEEIDLGGLLRRTARLLQDDLAARNLTFQLDPPAGTVTFTADSDLLTQVLINLLQNAQAATEAGGEIRLGASAQDVEIRFWVEDTGKGMTPEERSRMFDPFFTTRKTGTGLGLAMVHQIVEQHGGRIEVESAPEKGTRVEVILPREPAQRKEIRSPA
- the lspA gene encoding signal peptidase II, whose product is MMRFKRLLLMAPVILSCVGCDRITKAVAREYLADSPGWSFLGDLFRLQYAENPGAFLGMGSGLPESARFWVFIMAVGAVLLGVLVWTLSSRSLRPVGVGALSLVLGGGLSNLYDRVVNDGAVVDFLNLGLGGLRTGVFNVADVAITTGVTLLLIGELMRGRKEPEYEKE